In Alosa alosa isolate M-15738 ecotype Scorff River chromosome 23, AALO_Geno_1.1, whole genome shotgun sequence, a single window of DNA contains:
- the cdadc1 gene encoding cytidine and dCMP deaminase domain-containing protein 1 yields the protein MEATDATETRRELDKKCVTEGSYHVTEASSQTDPKVQGHGPRLSKVNLYTLLSLWMELFPQKKAVFSNENEVTRRTGLVVVHERRILGLHCSSAELHAGQVAVVKHGPRLTRCDLYFSRKPCSTCLKMIINAGVSRISYWPGDPEISLLASDEASSSADSRLEAELDAAAAEKLKSSSRPYMGVLLQPLAFDMQQYVEETSASCDFQEKMATDLPVVDVGDLFRQQLWQNRDELSRVFLVVDETRHRGLLTKMGLVTFCAEPYFSNLRQHMRDLVRLLASVASSVPRVEDAGYGFYLKGGSSTITSPNVPQDVIRHCIVQAKLLAYRTEDPKVGVGAVIWAEGQLGLCDGTGRLHLVGCGYNAYPVGSEYGEYPQMDDKQGDRQSRKYRYIIHAEQNAITFRSVEIKEEQGTMLFVTKCPCDECVPMIRAAGIRQVYTTDLDSGKKKNDISYLRFDGLQGVQKFIWQRRPQTKSVCEKQSPFTVANGCMKHLRQESSEPLPSKRLCS from the exons ATGGAAGCAACAGACGCAACTGAGACACGAAGGGAATTGGACAAAAAGTGCGTCACTGAGGGCAGCTACCATGTTACGGAAGCCAGTTCACAGACCGACCCCAAAGTGCAAG GACATGGACCTCGGTTATCGAAAGTTAACCTTTACACGTTGTTGAGCCTGTGGATGGAGCTATTTCCCCAGAAGAAGGCTGTGTTCAGCAACGAAAATGAAGTT ACCCGCAGAACTGGTTTGGTCGTGGTCCATGAGAGGAGAATTCTGGGCCTTCATTGTTCGAGCGCAGAGCTGCATGCGGGACAGGTAGCAGTGGTCAAGCATGGCCCTCGCCTTACCAGGTGTGACTTGTACTTCTCAAGGAAGCCCTGCTCCACCTGCCTAAAGATGATCATCAATG CCGGGGTCAGTCGGATATCATATTGGCCTGGAGACCCTGAGATCAGCTTACTGGCCAGCGATGAGGCCAGCAGCAGCGCAGACAGTCGCCTGGAGGCTGAACTGGACGCTGCGGCTGCAGAAAAGCTGAAGTCCAGCAGCCGCCCGTACATGGGTGTCCTCCTTCAGCCTCTGGCCTTTGACATGCAGCAGTATGTGGAGGAAACGTCCGCCTCATGCGACTTCCAGGAGAAGATGGCCACTGACCTTCCCGTGGTGGACGTTGGGGATCTCTTCCGGCAGCAGCTTTGGCAGAACAGGGACGAGCTCTCCCGGGTGTTTCTGGTCGTGGACGAGACGAGGCACCGCGGACTGCTGACCAAAATGGGCCTTGTGACGTTCTGCGCGGAACCATACTTCAGCAACTTGAGGCAGCACATGCGGGACCTGGTGAGACTCTTGGCCTCCGTGGCCTCCAGTGTTCCGCGCGTGGAGGACGCTGGTTATGGGTTCTACCTGAAAGGCGGTTCTAGCACCATCACTTCTCCTAACGTTCCCCAGGACGTTATACGACACTGCATCGTTCAAGCCAAACTACTAGCTTATAGAACTG AGGATCCTAAGGTTGGAGTCGGTGCTGTGATCTGGGCAGAGGGACAGTTG ggcctCTGTGATGGCACAGGCAGACTGCACCTGGTGGGCTGTGGCTACAACGCCTACCCCGTTGGTTCGGAGTATGGAGAATACCCCCAGATGGACGATAAGCAGGGCGACCGCCAGAGTAGGAAGTACCGTTACATCATTCACGCTGAGCAGAACGCCATCACGTTCAG GAGCGTGGAGATTAAAGAGGAACAGGGGACGATGCTGTTTGTCACCAAATGCCCGTGTGATGAATGCGTGCCTATGATCCGAGCGGCTGGCATTCGGCAGGTCTACACCACTGATCTGGACagcggcaaaaaaaaaaacgatattTCCTACCTCAGGTTTGACGGTCTCCAGGGAGTACAGAAATTCATT TGGCAAAGAAGACCTCagacaaagagtgtgtgtgagaagcaaTCTCCGTTCACTGTAGCAA ATGGATGCATGAAGCACCTGAGGCAGGAGTCGTCTGAGCCGTTGCCTAGTAAGAGGTTATGCTCATGA
- the cab39l gene encoding calcium-binding protein 39-like translates to MPLFGKSHKSPTDIVKTLKDNLGILVKQDKKTDKASEEVSKCLVAMKEILYGTNDKEPHTETVAQLAQELYNSGLLISLVENLQVIDFEGKKDVCQIFNNILRRQIGTRSPTVEYFCSHQEVLFILLKGYETPQVALNCGIMLRECIRHEPLAKVVLHSEHFHDFFNYVEMSTFDIASDAFATFKDLLTRHKVLVAEFLEQNYDTVFADYEKLLHSENYVTKRQSLKLLGELLLDRHNFTVMTRYISKPENLKLMMNLLRDKSPNIQFEAFHVFKVFVANPNKTQPIVDILLKNQTKLIDFLSNFQKDRTDDEQFNDEKTYLIKQIRDLKKPAS, encoded by the exons ATGCCACTCTTTGGTAAGTCCCACAAGAGTCCCACTGACATTGTGAAAACTCTAAAGGACAACCTGGGCATCCTGGTCAAGCAGGACAAGAAGACAGACAAG GCATCAGAAGAGGTGTCCAAATGTTTGGTGGCCATGAAGGAAATCCTGTACGGCACCAACGACAAAGAGCCGCACACGGAGACGGTGGCCCAGCTGGCTCAAGAGCTGTACAACAGCGGACTGCTCATCTCACTGGTGGAGAACCTGCAAGTCATCGACTTTGAA GGGAAGAAGGATGTGTGCCAGATCTTCAACAACATCCTGCGAAGGCAGATTGGCACTCGCAGTCCCACTGTGGAGTACTTTTGCTCCCACCAGGAGGTGCTGTTCATCCTGCTCAAAGG GTACGAGACGCCTCAGGTGGCCCTGAACTGTGGGATCATGCTGCGGGAGTGCATTCGTCACGAGCCGCTGGCCAAGGTCGTCCTCCACTCTGAGCACTTCCACGACTTCTTCAACTATGTGGAGATGTCCACATTTGACATTGCCTCAGACGCCTTCGCCACCTTCAAG GACCTGCTCACAAGGCACAAGGTGTTGGTGGCCGAGTTTTTAGAACAGAACTACGATACT GTGTTTGCAGACTATGAGAAGCTGCTGCACTCTGAGAATTACGTGACCAAGAGGCAGTCACTAAAG CTGTTGGGAGAGCTTCTGTTGGACAGACACAACTTCACAGTGATGACGCGTTACATCAGCAAACCGGAGAACCTGAAGCTGATGATGAATCTCCTCAGAGACAAGAGCCCCAACATCCAGTTTGAGGCCTTCCACGTGTTCAAG GTGTTTGTTGCCAACCCCAACAAGACGCAGCCTATTGTAGATATTCTCTTAAAGAACCAGACGAAGCTCATTGACTTCCTGAGCAACTTCCAGAAGGACCGCACAGATGACGAGCAGTTCAACGACGAGAAGACCTACCTGATCAAACAGATACGAGACCTGAAGAAACCCGCCTCCTAA